A genomic window from Parvularcula sp. LCG005 includes:
- a CDS encoding efflux RND transporter periplasmic adaptor subunit, with the protein MATGHSDQDTDASRRFLGLPPSVVTALIILAAVIAYFAIGTIMAGNDDAPAASASEAREEFVVLVQDIAPTEHQDVISLRGRTEAGRRVTVRAQTPGQVAAMPISEGTMVKEGDIICRLDVDSRRAVLEEARAAYTKAQTDFDAASRLHEEGFASDAALKSARAQRDGAAARLSRARLDLANTDVAAPFDGVLSETLVEPGDVLAAGAPCAIVADLSNIIVAGGVGADEAATLNPGDRAQVTLSDSRQFAATVSYVANVADDRTRAFRVELTAVNDEDIPAGLAAEAAITTGQGQAALVPRNALVFNDSGALGVRIIEPTSTDHGTVRFMPVSLSGEVDDGAYVTGLDGQALVVVRGQDYVQQGNEVAFTTARNGSMQ; encoded by the coding sequence TTGGCCACGGGACATTCAGATCAGGACACTGACGCGTCACGAAGGTTTTTGGGCCTGCCGCCGTCAGTCGTAACGGCTCTCATCATCCTTGCTGCAGTAATTGCCTATTTCGCCATCGGGACGATCATGGCGGGAAACGACGACGCGCCTGCAGCAAGTGCGAGCGAAGCGCGAGAAGAGTTTGTCGTGCTCGTTCAGGACATTGCACCGACTGAACATCAGGATGTGATCAGCTTGCGTGGCCGCACCGAAGCGGGCCGCCGGGTCACTGTCCGCGCCCAGACGCCAGGTCAGGTTGCCGCCATGCCCATCAGTGAGGGCACCATGGTGAAGGAAGGCGACATCATCTGCCGGTTGGATGTCGACAGCCGCCGCGCCGTCCTTGAAGAGGCGCGCGCCGCCTATACAAAGGCCCAGACCGATTTTGATGCCGCCAGCCGACTTCATGAAGAAGGCTTTGCATCCGACGCCGCCCTGAAATCGGCGCGGGCCCAGCGTGACGGTGCCGCGGCCCGGTTGAGCCGGGCCCGTCTTGATCTTGCAAACACTGACGTGGCCGCCCCGTTTGACGGGGTATTGTCGGAAACGCTGGTCGAGCCCGGAGACGTTCTGGCCGCGGGAGCACCCTGCGCCATCGTTGCTGATCTGAGCAATATCATCGTCGCCGGCGGCGTCGGTGCAGATGAAGCGGCGACCCTCAATCCTGGCGACAGGGCACAAGTCACGCTGTCGGATAGCCGCCAGTTTGCCGCCACCGTCAGCTATGTCGCCAACGTAGCCGATGACCGGACCCGCGCCTTTCGGGTAGAGTTAACCGCGGTCAATGACGAGGACATCCCTGCCGGTCTCGCGGCCGAAGCGGCGATCACGACGGGTCAGGGACAGGCGGCCCTGGTCCCGCGCAACGCCCTTGTTTTCAATGATTCAGGGGCGCTCGGCGTAAGGATCATCGAGCCGACATCGACCGATCACGGCACGGTGCGCTTTATGCCCGTCAGCCTCTCGGGCGAGGTGGATGACGGTGCCTATGTGACTGGCCTAGACGGGCAGGCGCTCGTGGTTGTGCGCGGCCAGGACTATGTCCAACAGGGCAACGAGGTCGCCTTTACGACCGCCCGCAACGGATCAATGCAGTAG
- a CDS encoding DUF2147 domain-containing protein, with the protein MLEFIAGVMAVTMVTEPGSEADVFGNWFTPRRDSVIEIYDCGDETPCGRVIWMIDDQTGETLDTQNRDPDLRDRSILGMVLLEDFEPHDKGWTNGDIYNPEDGRTYRAKLKRLDDGTLEVKGCMGPICKGQVWLPAVKKTEPE; encoded by the coding sequence ATGTTGGAATTTATCGCAGGCGTCATGGCGGTCACCATGGTGACAGAACCGGGGTCAGAGGCCGACGTTTTCGGAAACTGGTTCACCCCGCGCCGCGATAGCGTCATCGAAATCTACGATTGCGGCGATGAGACTCCCTGCGGCCGGGTCATCTGGATGATTGATGATCAGACCGGCGAGACATTGGACACCCAAAACCGTGATCCGGACCTCCGCGACCGCTCCATTCTCGGTATGGTTCTCCTTGAGGATTTCGAGCCTCACGACAAAGGCTGGACCAACGGCGACATCTATAATCCTGAAGATGGACGAACCTATCGCGCGAAGCTGAAACGTCTCGATGACGGGACGCTGGAAGTGAAGGGATGTATGGGGCCCATCTGCAAGGGACAGGTCTGGTTGCCAGCTGTCAAAAAGACAGAGCCTGAGTAA
- a CDS encoding phosphoenolpyruvate carboxylase yields the protein MSDTPSHLAQSLIARLEELRLGIKQDPLHNPVRRLSHELSKRLQAAGRADHLEISELEGLIDHLDKEAFARRAQHVDSYLGTDDGTGKPFTLETVVERLSDKLPDFKSFKTYWTRRRETLVFTGHPTFLLSRKSRDQLAHCADDGTVPANPAGLPDRPITLDLEHEQAEQALVHAANTLHELNKVILAYAKKKYPDQWLTLDPQPVGLGTWVGYDMDGRNDIGWASVIRHRLHEKERRLALYMTRLEAIGEPVAAITEVVGKAHARAEAHVEAFAGDLTDADKLTHAANTLTSDESNVVSLKKIISDLTKIAEAADDKAIEIAALRAEMQCFALGMGDIHFRLNAAQIRHTAKGILNLTSEDDLFGRGALEDISDIIAEAQPKKVNFGALATERASAARLFIAMAQILKHIDADSPIRLLIAECENPVTVLAAIYEAKIFGVDHKVDVCPLFETALSLDRGRRILDVLFRQRAYRSHVERRGRVAIETGFSDAGRFMGQVPAGLAIERLQGQLADEMGRHDLGHLEAIVYDTHGESMGRGGHPGGIVDRCLYALSPWARSQFQNRKIFLRHEQSFQGGDGYVWFTTPELARRTMTGILTADLVAQDLAQKEDPFYRETSASLDFFNAVKRRQENLFRDPAYNIALNAMGLSLLPQTGSRKSKRQFESKADEETSLRRIRAIPHNAILQQMGFLANILGGVGSAIAVEPDAFRILRQRSDRFDRLMRMVDRARMGSDMKTLIAYMKLYDGSFWATRPISGEEPQIEDACATLASQLSEDGRYFAGLQLAARLRSDSIALSRALNDMDFDASDTSGHTDPYLDLLHAVRIALIQRLFIMAADLPSFTPGGSFSRETVMEAVFSLNIDHAVSIMREAFSEGTDFTRLVLNEKADYPDPSARRSTVADRTIAELEELQRLIHRISVGIANHFGAIG from the coding sequence ATGTCTGATACACCTTCCCATCTGGCCCAATCCCTGATCGCCCGCCTCGAAGAGTTACGGTTGGGGATCAAGCAGGACCCGCTGCACAATCCTGTCCGCCGCCTGTCCCATGAGCTCTCAAAACGGCTTCAGGCAGCAGGACGAGCCGATCACCTGGAAATCAGTGAGCTGGAGGGTCTGATCGACCATCTGGACAAGGAGGCGTTTGCCCGCCGGGCCCAGCATGTCGACAGCTATCTTGGAACAGATGATGGCACGGGCAAGCCGTTTACCCTGGAGACAGTCGTTGAGCGCCTGTCCGACAAGCTGCCTGATTTCAAAAGCTTCAAGACCTACTGGACCCGTCGGCGGGAAACGCTGGTGTTCACAGGACATCCGACCTTCCTTCTGTCACGAAAGTCCCGTGATCAGCTGGCCCATTGTGCCGACGACGGGACCGTGCCCGCCAATCCCGCCGGTCTGCCCGATCGCCCGATCACGCTCGATCTGGAACATGAACAAGCCGAACAGGCGCTCGTCCATGCGGCCAATACACTGCATGAGTTGAACAAGGTCATTCTGGCCTATGCGAAAAAGAAATATCCGGACCAGTGGCTGACGCTTGACCCACAGCCCGTCGGGCTGGGCACATGGGTCGGCTATGACATGGATGGCCGGAACGATATCGGCTGGGCGTCGGTCATCCGCCATCGCCTGCATGAAAAAGAGCGGCGCCTGGCGCTATACATGACACGTCTCGAAGCGATCGGTGAGCCTGTCGCTGCGATCACCGAGGTCGTTGGGAAGGCTCACGCGCGGGCAGAAGCCCATGTGGAGGCGTTCGCCGGTGACCTCACCGACGCCGACAAGTTGACCCATGCCGCCAACACACTGACGAGCGACGAGAGCAACGTTGTCAGCCTCAAGAAGATCATCAGTGATCTGACAAAAATTGCCGAGGCGGCTGATGACAAGGCGATCGAGATCGCCGCTCTGCGCGCAGAAATGCAGTGTTTTGCCCTGGGCATGGGAGATATCCATTTCCGCCTGAACGCGGCGCAGATCCGTCACACGGCAAAAGGGATTTTGAACCTCACCTCCGAAGACGACCTCTTCGGCCGCGGGGCACTTGAGGACATTTCGGACATCATTGCCGAAGCGCAACCGAAGAAAGTAAATTTCGGGGCGCTGGCGACCGAACGGGCTTCAGCTGCCCGGCTGTTCATCGCCATGGCGCAGATCCTGAAGCATATCGATGCCGACAGTCCAATCCGTCTACTGATCGCAGAGTGCGAAAATCCGGTAACTGTCCTTGCCGCCATCTATGAAGCGAAGATTTTTGGCGTCGATCACAAGGTCGATGTCTGCCCGCTGTTTGAAACGGCGCTGAGCCTTGATCGCGGTCGCCGCATTCTTGACGTCCTGTTCCGCCAGCGCGCCTATCGCTCCCATGTGGAACGTCGCGGCCGGGTCGCCATCGAGACCGGTTTCTCTGACGCCGGGCGTTTCATGGGACAGGTGCCCGCGGGGCTTGCCATTGAACGCCTGCAAGGTCAGCTTGCGGATGAAATGGGACGGCACGATCTGGGCCACCTTGAAGCCATCGTGTACGACACCCACGGCGAGAGCATGGGCCGCGGCGGACACCCGGGCGGCATTGTCGACCGGTGCCTTTATGCGCTGTCCCCCTGGGCCCGCAGCCAGTTCCAGAACCGCAAGATTTTCCTCCGCCATGAACAGAGCTTCCAGGGCGGCGACGGCTATGTCTGGTTCACCACGCCTGAGCTGGCACGACGTACAATGACCGGTATTCTGACGGCGGATCTGGTTGCCCAAGACCTCGCCCAGAAAGAAGACCCGTTCTATCGGGAAACCAGCGCCAGCCTAGACTTCTTCAACGCGGTCAAACGGCGCCAGGAAAATCTGTTCCGTGATCCCGCCTACAACATCGCGCTCAACGCGATGGGTCTATCCCTCCTGCCCCAGACGGGTTCGCGCAAATCCAAGCGCCAGTTCGAGAGCAAGGCGGACGAGGAAACGAGCCTGCGCCGTATCCGCGCGATTCCGCACAATGCGATTCTGCAGCAGATGGGTTTCCTTGCGAACATCCTTGGCGGCGTCGGCAGTGCCATCGCGGTCGAACCCGATGCCTTCCGCATCCTCCGCCAGCGCTCAGACCGGTTTGACCGGCTGATGCGCATGGTCGACCGGGCACGGATGGGCTCGGACATGAAGACCCTGATTGCGTACATGAAGCTGTATGACGGGTCCTTCTGGGCGACACGGCCGATTTCCGGCGAAGAGCCGCAGATCGAAGATGCCTGCGCAACACTGGCATCCCAACTGTCAGAAGACGGACGGTACTTTGCGGGTCTGCAGCTCGCGGCGCGCCTGCGGTCTGATTCCATTGCCCTGTCCCGCGCGCTCAACGACATGGATTTCGATGCCAGCGACACGTCGGGTCACACGGATCCTTATCTCGACCTGCTACACGCCGTACGGATCGCTCTCATTCAGCGGCTGTTCATTATGGCAGCCGACCTGCCCTCCTTCACACCGGGCGGATCATTCTCGCGCGAAACCGTGATGGAAGCGGTCTTCTCCCTGAATATTGATCACGCGGTCAGCATTATGCGCGAAGCGTTCAGTGAAGGGACAGATTTCACCCGCCTCGTGCTGAATGAAAAAGCAGACTATCCTGATCCATCGGCCCGCCGCAGCACAGTTGCGGACCGGACGATCGCAGAACTTGAAGAACTGCAGCGTCTGATCCACCGGATCAGTGTTGGTATCGCCAACCATTTCGGCGCGATCGGCTGA
- a CDS encoding PAS domain-containing protein, with protein MTARSPRLLTKADRDRQRRIVREFTMIWPLFFAQLALIGTIAAGLCLQNGLYLTLAMPLGLVAFAAIRARKWYRTDPHRLSLTAIENHIEFLRVSSLLIAALAALCFTSLMAGVPQDVMMIVTVLLVVMGMISALCFYSQQSHACRNVGVLFAPPVFFLVGTAESSNIALAGVLSLVGLLICLMVVTINRLVTSHFTRSMVARAQVEAERRALEHLLSVAQPNFAEMTLQGLITLASDGFVKLTGLPRRMLVGRHLERLIDISFDESAEGVATIRHAIANGLPFLDVETVARNQAGDVVAAMTTGIPLYDLEDQLIGYRLWSTDITESRQAVAARKEEEARLQEMARLADEQMAMQTAALSSLTGNSDTLLNAPLPDIAIIVIDGTAAGARQIAAQLTAWDFVPIVAADPREVIDLFENQESQVVVTGLTVPPETIAELKIWMGGADLPVRQIDIGRCSADQTGLSDWSPVVLFDALALSLAETATLRIRALADQLLPADVSNDRPNGETAYRDAG; from the coding sequence TTGACCGCCCGCTCGCCCCGTCTGCTGACCAAGGCTGATCGCGATCGACAGCGTCGCATCGTGCGTGAATTCACGATGATCTGGCCGCTCTTCTTTGCGCAGCTGGCGCTGATCGGAACGATCGCTGCCGGCCTGTGCCTGCAGAACGGTCTATACCTGACCCTCGCCATGCCGCTCGGGCTCGTCGCCTTCGCCGCGATCCGTGCGCGCAAATGGTACCGGACGGACCCGCACCGGCTCAGCCTGACCGCCATTGAAAATCACATCGAATTTCTTCGGGTGTCCTCCCTCCTTATCGCTGCTCTCGCCGCCCTGTGTTTTACCAGCCTGATGGCCGGGGTGCCGCAGGACGTCATGATGATCGTCACGGTGCTGCTCGTCGTGATGGGAATGATCTCGGCCCTCTGCTTTTACAGCCAGCAAAGTCACGCCTGCCGCAATGTCGGTGTCCTCTTTGCGCCGCCGGTTTTCTTCCTCGTTGGTACCGCGGAGAGCAGCAATATCGCGCTCGCTGGCGTCTTGTCGCTTGTGGGCCTCCTGATCTGTCTGATGGTGGTCACGATCAATCGCCTGGTCACCTCTCATTTCACCCGCAGCATGGTGGCGCGGGCCCAGGTGGAAGCTGAGCGGCGGGCGCTCGAACACCTTCTGTCGGTGGCGCAGCCCAATTTTGCGGAAATGACGCTGCAGGGTCTGATCACTCTCGCCTCCGACGGCTTCGTCAAATTGACCGGTCTGCCAAGGCGAATGCTGGTGGGGAGGCACCTCGAGCGTCTGATCGACATTAGCTTCGATGAGTCCGCCGAAGGGGTGGCCACCATTCGACATGCCATCGCCAATGGCCTGCCCTTTCTTGATGTCGAAACTGTTGCTCGCAACCAGGCAGGTGACGTTGTCGCCGCCATGACGACCGGCATCCCGCTTTATGATCTTGAAGATCAGTTGATCGGCTATCGTCTGTGGTCGACCGATATCACGGAGAGCCGTCAGGCTGTGGCCGCCCGCAAAGAAGAAGAGGCCCGTCTGCAGGAAATGGCACGCCTCGCCGATGAGCAGATGGCGATGCAGACCGCTGCCCTGTCATCCCTGACGGGCAATAGTGATACTCTCCTCAATGCACCGCTGCCGGATATTGCGATCATCGTTATTGACGGCACTGCGGCCGGTGCCCGCCAGATTGCGGCGCAGCTGACGGCGTGGGACTTTGTGCCGATCGTCGCGGCTGATCCGCGTGAGGTGATCGACCTCTTCGAGAACCAGGAAAGCCAGGTGGTTGTCACCGGCCTCACCGTGCCGCCCGAGACGATTGCTGAACTGAAAATCTGGATGGGCGGCGCTGATCTGCCCGTCCGGCAGATCGACATTGGCCGATGCAGTGCCGATCAGACAGGCTTGAGCGACTGGTCCCCCGTCGTGCTCTTCGACGCTCTGGCACTCTCGCTGGCGGAGACAGCCACCTTGCGCATTCGCGCGCTGGCTGACCAGCTCCTGCCTGCCGATGTCAGCAACGACCGTCCAAACGGTGAAACCGCCTATCGCGACGCGGGCTAA
- a CDS encoding M13 family metallopeptidase has translation MVKKFLSTATIALLAACQGGTDADTSPADVAETQVETAQNTSPELGTFGIELDDMNTTVDPGDDFFRYVNGKWLDTFEMPDEFSNYGAFTVLFERSEERVKAIIGEAAEADAPDGSIEQKIGDYYNAFLDTDTINAKGLEPIQAELDTYDGLQTLDDVAHVMARPDLDAAGPFRAYVDVDNKNPDQYTVYISQSGLGMPNRDFYLAPEFADKREAYMDFLSRMLEIAGVDAFAEKAEEVFALEKRMAEVHWEPAKRRNADLTYNLYTLDELSDYAPQLPWADMLEELKLGGQSEFVVRENDAIQNLASIFADTEVETWRNYLKVHALRSNASVLPDEVDQASFDFYGKALSGTPVQRERWKRGVSAVNGALGEAVGHVYVDKYFPPESKVEMEKLVDNLKIAFLKRLETNEWMTDATKEEARKKLAAFTTKIGYPDQWTDYSALEVKAGDAYGNNKRSDAFDYEEMIAKLGQPIDKTEWFMTPQTVNAYYSRNRNEIVFPAAILQAPFFDPNADPAVNYGGIGAVIGHEIGHGFDDQGRKADGTGMQRDWWQKADADSFQKLADQLGAQYATYSPVEGHFVRPELTMGENIGDLGGLRMAYEAYKLSLNGEEAPVIDGYTGDQRFFMAWAQVWKRLYREDELKRRLVTDSHSPSEYRTNGIVRNMDPWYDAFDVSPDDDLYLPPEERVQIW, from the coding sequence ATGGTCAAAAAATTTCTTTCAACGGCGACAATTGCTCTTCTTGCTGCCTGCCAGGGCGGCACCGACGCCGACACGTCGCCAGCAGACGTTGCAGAAACGCAGGTCGAAACCGCGCAGAACACGTCGCCTGAGCTGGGCACATTCGGCATCGAGCTGGATGACATGAATACCACGGTCGATCCGGGCGACGATTTCTTTCGCTACGTGAACGGCAAATGGCTCGACACCTTCGAGATGCCCGACGAGTTTTCGAACTACGGCGCCTTCACGGTCCTGTTCGAACGGTCCGAAGAGCGGGTCAAAGCCATTATCGGCGAAGCGGCCGAAGCCGATGCACCGGACGGGTCGATCGAGCAAAAGATTGGCGACTATTACAACGCCTTCCTCGACACCGACACGATCAACGCCAAGGGTCTCGAACCGATCCAGGCTGAGCTCGACACTTATGACGGGCTTCAGACCCTCGACGATGTCGCCCATGTGATGGCGCGTCCCGATCTTGACGCTGCCGGTCCGTTCCGTGCGTATGTGGACGTCGACAACAAGAACCCTGATCAGTATACGGTTTATATTTCTCAGTCCGGCCTGGGCATGCCCAACCGGGACTTCTATCTCGCCCCGGAATTTGCCGACAAGCGTGAAGCCTATATGGACTTCCTGTCGCGCATGCTGGAAATCGCGGGCGTCGATGCGTTCGCAGAGAAGGCCGAAGAGGTCTTCGCCCTCGAGAAGCGCATGGCGGAAGTGCACTGGGAGCCAGCCAAGCGCCGCAATGCGGATCTGACTTACAATCTGTACACGCTTGATGAGCTTTCCGACTACGCGCCGCAACTGCCATGGGCGGACATGCTCGAAGAGCTCAAGCTTGGTGGCCAGTCAGAGTTCGTCGTTCGCGAGAATGACGCGATCCAGAATCTGGCTTCCATCTTTGCCGATACCGAGGTTGAGACCTGGCGCAATTACCTGAAGGTGCACGCCCTTCGCTCGAACGCGTCGGTGCTGCCCGATGAGGTCGATCAGGCGTCTTTTGACTTCTACGGCAAGGCACTGTCGGGCACGCCGGTTCAGCGCGAACGCTGGAAGCGCGGCGTCTCGGCCGTTAACGGCGCCCTCGGCGAGGCCGTCGGTCATGTCTATGTCGACAAATATTTTCCGCCTGAATCCAAGGTGGAAATGGAGAAGCTGGTCGACAATCTGAAGATTGCCTTCCTCAAACGTCTTGAGACGAATGAGTGGATGACCGACGCGACGAAGGAAGAAGCGCGCAAGAAGCTTGCCGCGTTCACGACCAAGATCGGCTATCCTGATCAGTGGACGGACTATTCGGCTCTCGAGGTCAAGGCAGGTGACGCCTATGGCAACAACAAGCGGTCCGACGCCTTCGACTATGAAGAGATGATCGCCAAGCTCGGCCAGCCAATCGACAAAACCGAATGGTTCATGACACCGCAGACCGTGAATGCCTATTATTCCCGTAACCGGAATGAAATCGTGTTCCCGGCGGCGATCCTGCAGGCGCCATTCTTCGACCCGAACGCAGATCCTGCCGTCAATTACGGCGGTATCGGTGCCGTCATTGGTCACGAGATCGGTCATGGCTTTGACGATCAGGGCCGCAAGGCAGACGGCACAGGCATGCAGCGGGACTGGTGGCAGAAAGCGGACGCCGACAGCTTCCAGAAACTGGCCGACCAGCTGGGTGCACAATATGCCACTTACTCACCGGTCGAGGGCCATTTCGTTCGCCCTGAACTGACCATGGGCGAGAATATTGGTGACCTTGGCGGGCTGCGCATGGCCTACGAAGCGTACAAACTGTCCCTCAACGGCGAAGAAGCGCCGGTGATTGACGGCTATACGGGCGATCAGCGGTTCTTCATGGCCTGGGCGCAGGTGTGGAAGCGTCTGTACCGCGAGGACGAGTTGAAACGTCGCCTCGTCACAGATTCCCACTCGCCGTCCGAATACCGGACCAACGGCATCGTCCGGAACATGGATCCCTGGTACGACGCATTTGACGTCTCGCCGGATGACGACCTTTACCTGCCACCAGAAGAGCGCGTGCAGATCTGGTAA
- the hisG gene encoding ATP phosphoribosyltransferase — translation MAGSEKNSMENGRLRLAVQKSGRLSDDTFELLRQCGLKVSQSRTRLYARIEELPIDLLLVRDDDIPELVSNGASDLGIVGGNVFEEERLSREVPLDAEIVMPLGFSKCRLCIAMPKSKAYAQASDLAGKRIATSYPAITQAWLHENGVTDAKTVNMSGAHEIAPRLGVAEAICDIVSTGATLESNGLGVAETVYFSEALLIGPTAKLSPQKKATLDALTGRLQGVLRSRNAKYVMMNAPRDAVDAISAVLPGADSPTVLELAGQTGKVAIHAVCSEDVLWDHLAELKSLGASAILVLDIDKMLT, via the coding sequence ATGGCTGGTAGTGAAAAGAATTCGATGGAAAACGGGCGTCTTCGCCTCGCGGTACAGAAGAGCGGTCGTCTCTCTGACGACACATTCGAACTCTTGCGCCAGTGTGGGCTCAAGGTGTCGCAAAGCCGGACCCGCCTCTATGCCCGGATCGAAGAGCTGCCGATCGACCTTTTGCTGGTCCGTGACGACGATATCCCTGAACTCGTGTCCAATGGCGCCAGTGATCTTGGGATTGTTGGCGGTAACGTCTTTGAGGAAGAGCGGTTGAGCCGCGAAGTGCCGCTTGATGCTGAAATCGTCATGCCGCTTGGCTTTTCAAAGTGCCGGCTGTGCATCGCGATGCCGAAGTCCAAGGCCTATGCCCAGGCATCTGACCTTGCCGGCAAGCGCATTGCCACATCCTATCCGGCGATCACCCAGGCCTGGCTGCACGAGAATGGCGTGACGGATGCCAAGACGGTGAACATGAGCGGCGCGCACGAGATTGCGCCGCGCCTTGGTGTTGCTGAAGCCATCTGTGACATCGTGTCGACCGGAGCGACGCTCGAATCCAATGGGCTCGGCGTCGCCGAAACGGTTTATTTCTCTGAGGCGTTGCTGATTGGCCCCACTGCCAAATTGTCGCCGCAAAAAAAGGCGACGCTGGATGCCTTGACCGGGCGGTTACAGGGCGTTCTTCGATCCAGAAACGCGAAATACGTGATGATGAATGCACCGCGCGATGCCGTGGATGCCATCAGCGCGGTATTGCCGGGGGCGGATTCGCCCACGGTGCTTGAACTCGCCGGGCAGACGGGAAAGGTCGCCATTCATGCGGTGTGTTCAGAGGATGTGTTGTGGGATCACCTCGCCGAACTCAAATCACTTGGTGCGAGTGCCATTCTGGTTCTCGACATCGATAAGATGCTGACCTGA